A window of Paraburkholderia bryophila contains these coding sequences:
- a CDS encoding methyl-accepting chemotaxis protein, protein MRNNQPVTGHEYEFPSSQMLVSATDLTGRIQYCNPAFIAVSGFTREELIGQPHNLIRHPDMPREAFADLWTTVRDGRPWTALVKNRRKNGDHYWVHANVTPVVEKGAIVGYLSVRVKPEREAVRDADALYARMSAGESRGLKLRRGVVVRTGVLGRIQALMRLPVATRAAIGYALTPLALLATGFAAWQGVPPVPFWIAFGVTAALSVVLWQVLTHQLATPIRDMSGFATRLAAGDLTADLEIARHDDLGDVLQALNQLKANLAAIVFDVRAQITGMLDNAREISSGNVDLARRTELQAASLEETAATMEELTTTVQANADASVRALDLAKDAQAAAAVGGQIAGQVEQTMAGITAASRRIADITGVIDGIAFQTNILALNAAVEAARAGESGRSFAVVAGEVRMLAQRCAASSKEIKSVVEASASEVAVGTALVARTTSQMRVIDEAVSRVSSIIVEVANASSEQAEGIRQVNQAVSHLDGATQQNAALVEQAAATAQRLAEQADVLDEAVRLFTVAEATPAQRAATPSHQPRTQNAATASTPAAKRNAAQEEATLF, encoded by the coding sequence ATGCGCAACAATCAGCCTGTTACCGGGCACGAGTACGAATTCCCTTCGTCGCAAATGCTGGTTTCCGCGACCGATCTGACCGGCCGTATCCAGTACTGCAATCCGGCTTTTATCGCCGTCTCGGGTTTCACACGCGAAGAACTGATCGGCCAGCCGCATAACCTGATCCGCCATCCGGACATGCCGCGCGAGGCGTTCGCCGATCTGTGGACGACCGTCCGCGACGGCCGTCCCTGGACCGCGCTCGTCAAGAACCGCCGCAAGAACGGCGACCATTACTGGGTCCATGCCAACGTCACGCCGGTGGTCGAGAAAGGCGCGATCGTCGGCTATCTGAGCGTGCGCGTGAAACCGGAACGCGAAGCCGTGCGCGACGCCGACGCGCTCTACGCCCGCATGAGCGCGGGCGAGTCGCGTGGCCTGAAACTGCGCCGCGGCGTGGTGGTACGCACCGGCGTGCTCGGCCGGATTCAGGCGCTGATGCGTCTGCCGGTCGCGACGCGCGCGGCGATCGGCTATGCGCTGACGCCGCTCGCGCTGCTGGCGACCGGTTTCGCTGCATGGCAAGGCGTGCCGCCCGTGCCGTTCTGGATTGCGTTCGGCGTCACCGCCGCGCTCAGCGTGGTGTTGTGGCAAGTGCTGACGCACCAGCTCGCCACCCCGATCCGCGACATGTCGGGCTTCGCGACGCGTCTCGCCGCGGGCGACCTGACCGCCGATCTGGAGATCGCGCGCCACGACGATCTCGGCGACGTGCTGCAGGCCTTGAATCAACTGAAGGCGAATCTCGCGGCGATCGTCTTCGACGTGCGCGCGCAAATCACCGGCATGCTCGACAACGCGCGTGAAATCTCCAGCGGCAATGTCGATCTCGCGCGTCGCACGGAATTGCAGGCGGCCTCGCTTGAAGAAACCGCGGCCACCATGGAAGAGCTGACCACCACCGTGCAAGCCAACGCCGACGCCAGCGTGCGCGCACTCGATCTCGCCAAGGACGCCCAGGCGGCCGCTGCGGTCGGCGGCCAGATCGCGGGTCAGGTCGAGCAGACCATGGCCGGCATCACGGCGGCGTCGCGGCGGATTGCGGACATCACCGGCGTGATCGACGGCATCGCGTTCCAGACCAACATCCTTGCGCTGAATGCCGCCGTCGAAGCAGCGCGCGCCGGCGAATCGGGCCGCTCGTTCGCGGTCGTCGCGGGCGAGGTGCGGATGCTGGCGCAGCGTTGCGCGGCGTCGTCGAAGGAAATCAAGTCGGTGGTCGAGGCGAGCGCCAGCGAAGTCGCCGTGGGCACTGCGCTCGTTGCCCGCACGACCTCGCAGATGCGGGTGATCGATGAGGCGGTGAGCCGCGTGTCGTCGATCATCGTCGAAGTCGCGAATGCGAGCAGCGAACAGGCGGAAGGCATTCGCCAGGTCAATCAGGCGGTCTCGCATCTGGATGGCGCGACCCAGCAAAACGCCGCGCTCGTCGAGCAGGCGGCGGCCACGGCACAACGTCTCGCGGAACAGGCTGACGTGCTGGATGAGGCCGTGCGGCTGTTCACCGTCGCCGAAGCCACGCCCGCGCAACGCGCCGCGACGCCCAGCCATCAGCCACGCACGCAGAACGCCGCGACTGCTTCGACGCCCGCAGCGAAGCGCAACGCCGCGCAGGAAGAAGCGACATTGTTCTGA